In the Colias croceus chromosome 1, ilColCroc2.1 genome, aCAGCCACGattttttatatctacttATAGTTTCGTTCTTGATCACAACATTAGAATTGGAGCTATTAAGCTAGAACACGACTAAAAGCAAAAAATACAACTATTCTTAcattctataatctatattatgcCCAATTAAACGagataaagaatttaaataatcttttgacggtttaaaacatttttatcttactttacaatacaaaaatatacaaaactgTCAGTTAAACCAACCAGAAACTGTAACTGTGGGTATATAATACagaaattattgttttgatccTATCACCTCAAAAACAATCACAATACAAATGAACTTGTTCAGAAAATAAAAGCGACCGCGACCGTTTTCTACCCACTTTCCTGTACCAATTTAAGCAACAACATAAATTGAGTTGATAAGCTTTACGACATTAATGCGTATGAAAGAATGATAGAATATAACAAACGTTACTATTGCAATGCAACTTGGTACTGATCAATCCGAACGTATATATGTACGTTTTTTTTATCTCGTTTCGTTGGCCTTACAATAATTAGttttcatgtttattatataaacaaaaatacactTATTCTAATTCCATATTCTAGTATGTACTGTAtacaataatgtaaaaaatgttacaaatacaGCAATCTGAACATTATCAGACATTAAAATGTCTGTCTAGGTTtcctttaattataaaattttattccatAAAGGAACAAAGCCATTGGAATGAGTGTATAGACTAATAGCTCTTTATTCCAAGAGCAGCGAAGGCAAAACACTATAAAGTTGACAAAAAAgattagaatttagataaaCACCCTTGGTTCCTTATATCATTACATAGTTGATagtgttaaatttgttaaaatattatggttCAAAAAGATGTTATGTTtgcctatatttttattctgttaGTAATGTAGATCACCCTGGAAAAGCTTGATAAAAAATGACCATGTTCCTCTATGGAAGAGGCTTAAAAACATGGAGGAAtatctaattaatattaatttctagATTAggtctttttttcaattcataCATGATtaagttacaaaaataatataataaatgtaccaTTATTATGTAGTATCAAGAAAACGATTTCAAATGTGCGTAATAGTTAAGGTAGagtgtaattttaattgattcttctgaaacatacatataagatacatattatgacTTATGAGTTTATGCATTTAAGAGGTTTTATGAAGAACCTGAAAATAGTACCtcgttttacaaaaaatacatgtttttttcgacattcgcattttttatttttatttatttacattcaaaATGTGAAGTCAGCTCAATATGGTATGTACCTACCCACTGTGTTTCCTACATTTTTAGGAATTCCCACTATatacaaaaagttttatttcatagTTCAAACATGATTTTAcatgaatatttaaagtacTCTTTTGGATATTCATCTCAAATTCATATATCTTCAGAATCGTTAGATGAATAACAAAAGTTCCTATACATTTGAAACGTACATTTTTAAGTCTTTGACTGAACATTTTGAGCGAGATGGCAAAATCTTTAtccaaaacattataatatgaaaatcattCTACAATTCTATTACCTAcatatcttatttattatcttaccTACAGACGTAAATGCTATTTAGTCATatgttttattacctacttaaatatgtatgttgtaatcaacaaaatattagatacataatattataaaatatatggttttacaatttttattggCCCACAGATAAAAACAAAGGCAACTTGCTGtataagataaaaattataaaattgtctcctttattttctttatgcaCTCAGTATGCTCGGATAAGAGTATTTAACTTTGATTTTAACATTTCTTTTgttatagattatttatattcatgtaaaaaCTACACTTTTCACTTgaaatcattataaaattaaataaataaaaaaattaaatcgataatacgattaaaatatataatattgtattatgtactCATACGATAAAATCTTAATGGACATTATTGCCGTTTTAAGTTTTGATTCAACTTcaatgttttgttaaaatgtaaaatcagccataatattataataataaaaggcTGTATATTGCTtgtatatgaaaaaaatttcaattgaCCAGAGTCAATAAGTGgtgtcaaaaatattgtaatccCTGTGTTTTGGGGAGTTTCAGGATAGTTCACCAATTGGTGCGTTCTGAAGCCACAAATCATGTATGAAATTGTAGAGATCATCACTTACTGCAacctgtaaaaaatattttatataaaaattctacTTATAGAAATGGCAATGGTTCtggattaaaatattatcatactagatttccgcccgcggcttcgcccgcgtttgcaaaggaaaacccgcatagttcccgttcccttgggttttcagggataaaaactatcctatgtgttaatccaagttaccctctatatgtgtgcttaatttcattgtaatcggttcagtagtttttacgtgaaagagtaacaaacatccatacatccatacaaactttcgcatttataatattagtagaattCTCATACTCACTAGCCGATGGACTAGACTTTACtcatatattaatagtttaatGAGAACGGTCGTAAATgtacaaaaaaacaacaacttttcaaacatgaaaaatattttggacaacacatttttttacaaatgttGCAAAATAAGTAAgtcatgaaataaaaactataccTTATAAGGTGTAGGGTTTAGACTCCTCTTAATATCTTGCCTCAGAGTTCTTAGGGAAGCCTGCACTCTCTCACGCACTTCTGACAGTGGTTTTGGTGGGTATGTAATTTGACCATCTTTCCAATATATCTGTAAGTATAATGTTTTACTTTATAAGTGTACATTTTCTGGATTTCTATATTTGGTTGAACTGaacaagtaaaaaataaatatcagaaAAATTCTGCATCAATATAACCTTgttatgttgttttgttttaatttaaatgatatagAATACAAAATTAAGTTAGTTACTTATTTATCCGATTGCTAATCTGCATGCTTAGATGAGGCAAGATGAAAATATTGCAAGATAAACATCACACAAAATATTAACTGACTGTCGCAAATGcaaaaacattcaaaatataGGGTTAGTTATCAAtgaccggccaaattttcagaaatggttcagaatcgataacattttcgatctaatgaaaaaaaaaaggtttttttttaaattagatttccttcctgtccgccactaaaaagcgatcgtgtggacattacaaaagcacaattcagttcaacaaccaagataggtagaagttagcacacacataaatttggcgatgtgcgcacgcacacaagtgcattgattatcgcgtgtttacgatttaggaaatttttaagacattttcaaatgctattatttttttttattcgacaataatatttcaaatgtacctttggtttaatatctagatcttaattttaaattttggctggtcattgaaaactaaacGAATtgaaactaaccctgtataggcagtatgtaaaaaaatatgctcTTAAATTGGGTTAAAAAATACCTTATAAAGATGTTCCACTTTGCTAGGAATAACATAGGCCCTCTTGGATTCTTGGAACGGATGTCTACAGAGCACTTTCTGTCCGACTTCTGGTGCGGGTTCCGAAGACCGTTGTAATAAGTCTATTAACGCGTGACCATCGGCACCGAATAACCGATATGCCTGAAAAATAGAagaaataagataaataaataaatgtattagaGTACaaggtatatatataaattggacgaaaaacaataatttataattattgttattggaACAACAAGCAGTTTATTCCTTGAACAGACATATACAGACATATCATTAAGGAatccatacaaatattataaatgtgaaagtaactctgtctgtctgtctgtctgttactcaatcacgccttaactactgaaccaatttgcatgaaatttggtatagagatattttgatacccgagaaaggacataggataggttttatcccggaaatcctacgggaacgggtttttctttgtaaacgcgggcgaagccgctggcggaaagctagttaatatataaatcCTAAATGGTTAAATCATCCTGGACTTGTTGtatgtgtaaaaaaattagtggtgaagtattttataaaatcttaacATATAATGGAAAAATGTCTTCCAAGTCCCCATCAACAATTATATAAAGTATAGCATAGCAACATTATACacataaattttcaaacacaACATGTTGTGTTTACATATTTATCTGTGCTGCCTTATCGTATCATAACGTGCTCATTTGTTTAATCTTTAAGTACGAGTCTCGGTGGAAAAATTACTGCATCGTAAAGTcgtaaattattaaagataAGCATTCGCAAATAGGAAGTGTaggataaatataaattgcttGTAGTGAAGAGGCAACATACAGCAAGTCTgttaataatgaattaatgtTATGCAGGCCTATTGTTACTTTAGTGGTTCTTCACATTCAGGATACATTGTATTATCCCACAGATAAagaagtatatatttatagagtTCAATTAAGCCATTATTAGTGAGCCTTTTTACTTTTAACCCATtaagccccaagcggcccgatcggtcccagacacaataaattttctattgtgtctgtggttccggggcctgagttattacgGACATAttcaatgtaaattataattgaaacTTTATCCTATAAGTTATAAGAAGTTTAACAATACTGAACtggtaaagaaaaaaatagaattgaggaataaattaataaaaaatatgtaaatttatttttaaaatgaaaccaGCGACTAATACGCCTCATATGCTATACGCCTGTGACATGGCCACCACACTGTGATAATGAACATTATTAAAGATATGAGTTATATAAGTGATAGTATGTGAAGATGTATTTCATGTTGACGTCATGACCTTCAGTTATCtgtgttattataaaatgttaaaccGGTACTGTCTAACGTTAATTTAGGTCACAAACAGTAATTAGCGCTCGTaagattttatgaattattttaaactttgtcCTTGGATATTTTTCCAAATAATATGGAACACGAAACAAAACTACTACTACTTCATCTCACTAGTATAAACTATCCTACTCTACTCTGTTGGATAGTGCTACTACTAATTGAGATCAAATAAACACCAACTTTAATAGTTAGGTatgcttaaataataatagttaaaaaatatatacctctTTATGCCCTGGAATTGTGACTTTGCCGACATCTTGACTGAGTTTGATTCGTGGCTGTCCATTTATTTCCACCAATTTATATACGCAACCAAGAGCGGGTTGCCTTTGACATGTTACtgtaatatagataaaaatatgaatacaattatactttttttcaaaGAATAGGTACttctttaaaacttttattaaatttaactaaatttGTACACTCTAGACAACTGAACAGTATTTTGAAAGTACCCtcttaatgtttatatttctttgttttgtaaagctgattattttatatcactaTTACTTCCTGTATTATGCACCTCTtcctatgtatttataattaaatatgcaATTTCCTCAATATCACTATCAAAACATTATATCTCACCCAAGTGCGTTCCAATGCCGAAGCAGTCGATAGCGTGTCCTTGTTCATGAAGGCTCAATATCGTCTCTTCATTTATATCATTAGAGGCCACAATAGTCAGTTTAGCGAACCATGGTAAATGGAACATTTCAGCTATTTGCTTGAAGGTATCTCTCGCGAGAACTGATAGATATGCCAAGTCACCGCTATCTATGCGAATTCCCACGGCTCTGTAGCCGCAGTCGTTGAGCGCTAGCGCCACTGCACTAAAGTTTAGTAGCCCGCTCCTATGGGACAATACTTGCCTCTTAGattaagataattaataaaattgaggCATTACACAATAAAGAACTGGACTCACAATAGTGAtcattctttaaaattaacatctTATTTTGTGGCAATAGTGTTCTCTAACCTTAGTCTCTAACTAATAGACGCGTAGGCAGACTTTTGCTTCGGACAATTTTTGAGCGTGATTGTGAGtttagttgtttattttacgttaccgtttgatttagattttagatttAGATAGACTGGGGGTTGGACTAGAGTGAATTTAAttggatattattatttattaacaaggCGTGTTTATAACAgacagaaaaaaaagtaatattatgtcgTCTGAAAATGTACCGTTGAGTCAgtttaaagtaataaataaacaaggtTAGGTTCaacaatgattaaaaaaaaacaaaatagaattaaagtatataaaataaaaataaaatatagtctgAAAGATATTATATCATTAGTAGTGTTACTGGTTTATACTACTTGAATGTAGATGTGTATTTGTTTTCATTATGAACAATTGAAAGCTAGATAACTCACTtgtgtaaatttaataaaaagcaataaaatttcaatcaTAAAATGTTAAGCGGGCGTGCCGCCCTTAtctcttaataattattgatatgaATGCTCTGATAATATTGTTTACGCTGCAATATCTTACAAAGTAAGCGTAAGATACATCTTTATTAAAGAAATGATGTCATATAACAAACTGAGAGCATTCCATGAATTAATTgagttcaataaaaaaattctgtcATTGAACAAGTTTTGGTTCATAAGGTTATGTGTACTAAATATGGGAAAGATAACAACTCATATCTTAATACTACGAGGTATTAAGCGTTAATATAAAGGCAGTATGAGccttgtgtttttttttatatctattatggttgataagataatttttcataattagaaacagaaaataaattagttttttttttcaatattccTAATAGGTATGTGATTAGAAAATGTATGCGCATTGATGTTAAAcgatttaatgaaaaaataatcagttactttaatgaataaatgttatcCGTCATAACAGGTATTTCATTGGTTCGAATGTATTACATCACATTATGTCATACTTTCTGAAATTGTGTGCGATaacaattaaaagtaaaaataattattttgttaatatttcacTGTGATATTTCACATGCAAATATGGCATTCAATATAATGCTGACCCGCTTTACGACACTATACATAATAATCAACACTAATCacgattgtttattttttaattctcaaCTTGACACGACAAGATCCAGAAAAAGAAGTacaaagtttataataatgagTGAAAgagtatttttatcaatacctagatatttataatttttgtatccTAATCttccaataattaatttatggaaCTCTGATCTTCatttgatgatattatgtattatggtTAAATTGGCAATTAGTGATTacttttcatttcaatatGGATAGCGATACGTATAGATTTGTTGTAGATAATTTATGAATtggttaataattaaatacgtGCATTAAACAAAAACTCAGTATTATACGGagtgcaataaaaatgtaataaaaaaataataatgaatagtGCAATCCCTACACAATGCAACTGTGCCCAATGATCCGTCGTCCCTTCAACATTACATAAGGACAATACGCCACACTGAAGCAAAATGAAGTCCGCACGGACCGGTGCcctgtataatgtatatacaTGTTACGTCACCAAGCGCCGTCTGTTCGCACTTGTGACGCTAGCTACGATACCCCAGAAGTGTGCCGTATCTGAAACATGCCCTCAATGAATGTATGAAGTGACAGCCGAGCCCTGAACTGAATGAGATGACGGCGTTCTCCATTTACCTCAGTGTGCGTTCGAGCGGGCTAGATCCAGCACTACGGTAAGTCGGGTCAGTTCGGCCATTGGTGCCACAGTTGCGATTGGCGGGGTTAAGGTACCTCTTCACATCGTACGTGTCGACGAGCGCGAGGAAGCCGGTGGGGAAGGCGATGGCGTAGGATATGAGGGCGGCCAGTTCCCCGTCGCTGGCTTGTTCCGCGAGTATGGGCGCCAGGCGGGTCCGCCAGCCCAGGGCCAGCTGCAGCAGGTCGCACTGCGTCTGTGTTGTGGCGTGACGCAACGTGACGCGCTGGATGTCGTCCAGCGAACTGAATGACGTCACGTAAGAGTGCGCGTGCGTGCCCTTAACGGGGATGTTGAACATTTTGCCAGCTAGCACGTTGCTTGTGCCGTCGAAGCCGCCTGGAAAGCGATAGGGTAGAACATAACTATTTCAGGCATGAGTAATTAATTGTTGACTTAGATGTTTCGACATTATTGTCTTTTACTGCAATCAAATGTTCAACTTTAGTAAAAATGGACACCTTTTCCATTTTTACTAAAGTTGAACATCAAAATTTGTTGAATTAATCcgaattttaataagaaaatatttaaatttatgaataatttagtGTTGCGTGTCTTCATAATTCGTGAATAAGgcataatttaaagtttttggGTAAATTCGCAGAAAGTTTTCGGAGTCTACgcgaatattttaaacattactGAAATATTTCGCCAAAAGAAATATGAACAGCATGAAAACTATTTACATTATACGATTTTATCGTCACTAAAGGCAGACAAAACTTACGATAAGTATTCCAAATGGGTCATATTCAAAGTCAAGGATTGCGCTTGCATGATTAGAACGAATTAAAGAAACTTCTATTCGTTATTCGAAACTTTTATGAATGAATAACTCATTCGATCGCGGTATAGAAGTTACGGCGACCCCGTGCCTGGTACGATTTAGTTTCACAGCAACATAAGCCGCAGGTAAACGCtaatataatcaataataCGGACAagataatttcttttatatcaTGACTCATTCCATCACCTTAGTTAACCTTCCCGCGAATacaaactttaatttaatattgatcTTATCGTAAACGAGCACGTTGTACTTACCGATGTAAGCATATTTTGATGCTGATAAACCCCCATCGGGGCCTTGAGCTCTTCTTAAGCCAAATTCGagtaaagatatattttttccagcaAACATTCTATATCGAGCTGCATTTGTTGCCATTAAACTGAAAAAAaggttgtttttattaattaaaaaacggTTAGTGAATTCTTATTTCTAGTAACACATTTcttaattgatattataaagactTGTGGTAATAATGTGATCATTTCTTGGATTTCGGCATGATTATGCTGAGGTCAGTTGGTCAATTATAAAACTATGATAAGTTAATGATTCAAAGCATATTGCTACCGTAGCGAAACAAAGTTAACAGCTACATGTtgtattaaacatttattattacatacattgCAATCAAGTTGGTTAGCCAAGCCTATCTGATAAGCATTATCTAACTAAACACGAATAGCTCAGCTTATtgtcatataatatataaagcttaaatatttaatcatgTCTATATTGTAGTCATTTCATGGGATTTACATAGCAGCATTGGGTTTGttctacaatatttatttaaatagaatgTATTTGTCGTAAGACTGGACAAGTTGAAAAAAATTCCAACCTCAATTGCCTAAAGCACGAGTCTTTTGAGAATCAACACCTACGTAAACCTAACTaggaaaagataaaaaaatgaaaaattttataGACTTTTCTACCAGAACATGCTAACGATTACCCAAGACAAATTCCTCAACATAATCATGCCCGGAAATGCAGAGCTGTCACATTTTGCACgatgtgtaaaaaaataatttgaaggTTTACTATTGTAACTATCAACATAAACAAAGATTGCAGCAAAAGCGAATTtccaataaacaaaaaatttaaactccCATTTCCTTTTACGAGTGAAATTTAAtctttacaaaaacattttaacaactttatttcatttcaagtaaaacaattaattcGAGGAAAAAACTTACGTACCTATGTTTAAACAAGTAATGTTTACTGTAATTAATAGGTTAATTActagaaaaaagaaaatactaaatgaAAACTTTAACGTATTATCTAGGACATTTAAGGTTTT is a window encoding:
- the LOC123692565 gene encoding nicotinate phosphoribosyltransferase isoform X2; its protein translation is MSSRQFCYDKTMARQNGVVQPLLTDLYQITMAYAYWKSGKVNDVAVFDLFFRTNPFQGEFTIFAGLEECLKFLQNFKYSDSDIDYLRQTLPSTIECEFFDYLKDLTCKDIKLSAIEEGSVVFPRVPLLRVEGPLIIAQILETTLLTLVNFASLMATNAARYRMFAGKNISLLEFGLRRAQGPDGGLSASKYAYIGGFDGTSNVLAGKMFNIPVKGTHAHSYVTSFSSLDDIQRVTLRHATTQTQCDLLQLALGWRTRLAPILAEQASDGELAALISYAIAFPTGFLALVDTYDVKRSGLLNFSAVALALNDCGYRAVGIRIDSGDLAYLSVLARDTFKQIAEMFHLPWFAKLTIVASNDINEETILSLHEQGHAIDCFGIGTHLVTCQRQPALGCVYKLVEINGQPRIKLSQDVGKVTIPGHKEAYRLFGADGHALIDLLQRSSEPAPEVGQKVLCRHPFQESKRAYVIPSKVEHLYKIYWKDGQITYPPKPLSEVRERVQASLRTLRQDIKRSLNPTPYKVAVSDDLYNFIHDLWLQNAPIGELS
- the LOC123692565 gene encoding nicotinate phosphoribosyltransferase isoform X1, with the translated sequence MSSRQFCYDKTMARQNGVVQPLLTDLYQITMAYAYWKSGKVNDVAVFDLFFRTNPFQGEFTIFAGLEECLKFLQNFKYSDSDIDYLRQTLPSTIECEFFDYLKDLTCKDIKLSAIEEGSVVFPRVPLLRVEGPLIIAQILETTLLTLVNFASLMATNAARYRMFAGKNISLLEFGLRRAQGPDGGLSASKYAYIGGFDGTSNVLAGKMFNIPVKGTHAHSYVTSFSSLDDIQRVTLRHATTQTQCDLLQLALGWRTRLAPILAEQASDGELAALISYAIAFPTGFLALVDTYDVKRYLNPANRNCGTNGRTDPTYRSAGSSPLERTLRSGLLNFSAVALALNDCGYRAVGIRIDSGDLAYLSVLARDTFKQIAEMFHLPWFAKLTIVASNDINEETILSLHEQGHAIDCFGIGTHLVTCQRQPALGCVYKLVEINGQPRIKLSQDVGKVTIPGHKEAYRLFGADGHALIDLLQRSSEPAPEVGQKVLCRHPFQESKRAYVIPSKVEHLYKIYWKDGQITYPPKPLSEVRERVQASLRTLRQDIKRSLNPTPYKVAVSDDLYNFIHDLWLQNAPIGELS